The nucleotide sequence TGGTGCCTACCATTCCGCAGGATAAGAAAGTGAGCAAAGTGGAGATCCTCCAGCATGTCATAGACTACATCCTGGACCTGCAGCTGGCCCTGGAGACGCACCCTTCCCttcagaagcagcagcagcagccacagcGGACCTGCCCTCCAGCAGCCTCCAACCCGAACAGGACGCCGCTCACGGTGCTCAACATTGACCACCATCAGGTAAGCTTTAGGCCgtgggtgggggtgggaggggggggggggggatcccgGTTTACCTCCGTGTGGCAGACTGCCGTCCGCCCGTCAGCCTCAGACAAAGCGCGTCATACCCGTTATATGTCATTGTCCTTCCAATGCTGCAGGAACAAACAGGGGGGAACGGGGCGTCTACTGTCAAAGCCTTAAAAATgtgagtataaaaaaaaaaaaaaaaaaaaaaaaaaaaagcatttaacgTGGGATCAAGATTGCACACTTGATTGCGGGCTTCATAATTTGCATGATAATGACAGCGTGTCAGAGGCCCACCTTATCCCGGGATTGGTGAAGTGCCTCAGCCTGCAGTCCACTCCAATGCGCACAATAGGGCCAATTTGTCATTCAATAGGCTAGAAGAGAATTGATTATGGCAGAGGTAGCTGGTTAATACCAGACTCGACTGAATGTGGCGTGTTTTCCTTGGTTTAGGCCTTCTTTTATCTCTATTCTGAGAGTTTCTTCTCTTTAacgtagaaagtactcctggatcagtacTTCTGGGTTTCTGTTTTCCTGCATGTCTGCTCAGTCTTGTCACCCCCCCAGTCGTGGctgatggccgttcacactgatccaggttctgttggaggtttcttcctgttaaaaggttCTCCTATCTGCTCAGTctgagggatttctgcaaagtcaacaacacaatgaAAGCGACTGTTCTCATCCAGGACTGAATGCTGCAAGGCcgtgacttgatgcaatctgctgcgTTTATATAGAAAACTTTATAAGAATTTAAACAATGAACTGACAACACTGTTAGATTACTGGGCTCAGTTGGAATGGATGTAAttgacttggaatctgtcttggatgatttgattgaacggATGTTTTGCTCTTTACTGTAAAGTCCCTTCAGACGACACGCGTTGTAAATTGccgctatagaaataaactcAATTGAACTGAATGAATTTGacatttcacaattttttttcttgcttttttttcagaGAACATCAATAGTGAAAAAACCAGAGGACTCAGTTTTATGCCGCTGAGACGTCGACGCTGCATTTGGTAAgtggatttaaataattttacaaaaagaatatCAATTTactttatgtgtgtgtttttttcagggAAATTATTTAAGTTTCGTTTTCTTACTAATCATtttgtacaaaataaaataaaaataaaaacacccagGGGCCCGATAAAACAGCACCACTGCTCTTTTAACTTGACGTAGTGTAAGTGGTGGAAAGCCGTAAGTCTCTATGAAGCCGGGGGATGTCaggtaaaataataattgttaaaCGTGCAATTGGCACCAGCCTCAGAGGCAGCTGTGCTTTGCGCAATAACTGCCACTGGTGTAGCAATCTGAGGAGAACAGTGGGTTAAAACCTCAGCTTGCCCTCCCTTTCATTCTCTCTCTCActgactgacacacacacattttctctCTCGTTCCTCCTGCTGTTTCTCTCAATCTCAGTTCCATTGGGGCTGCAGGGCTGGCTTCAGAGCCAGATTTTTAGCCGTGAATTCAGACACACCTGGGTAGGactaaagtgtgtgtgtgtctcacgGTCTTCCTGAGAGCTTTTGGCTGCCTGTCGCCCGTGTTGCCCAACAGCCAGAGGAGtgctgtggttgttgtttgacctggtttgttttgggttgTTGATCAAGCATGGCCTCTGTTTTGTCGGTGGCGCCAGTCAGTCTGGAGTTCTGCAGCTCACCCTCCCTCCCTTTGCCTCTATTCATCCCCTCCACAGGTGTGCAGGCAGTGCAGAGCCGCTCCAAAAGTCAGCAAAGCTTCGCCAGGGACTCACACCCAACTGGAGGCACAGTCACAAGGAGGATTGCAAAAACCGCTGGGAGGAATTAAACCCAAATAAAATCACTTTTTCAAATCAGCTTTTTTCcttcctaatgttttttttttctttttttggtaattATTATCATTGTTTCTGAGGAAAAAATAGACTTATTCCTCCCTCCTACCGGCTGCTTTAAGTTGTCaagtccattttttttgttttcatgcttTTTGTTCTTAGAGTGTGAAAGCATCGAGTCCCctcacagatgttttttttgttgttgttgtctttggAAACCAATTTTCAGCAGCTATGAAAACAGAATTGTGCTTGAGCGACTCCAGTTTAAAGCTTTACTAAACtgcgaataaaaaaaaaaaatcattgtatATGTTCTGCACATCTATTGTTTAAAATAGATGATTTGTGTTTGAATAGGGACGCTGTCCCTGGTATCTTAAAATGTTTGCTATTGTAAAGAACAATTCTGATTCGAGACAATTAAGCTTGTAAATACAGAGACACAAATGTTCTATTAAGGTATGTGAAAGGACTTATATGCTTAAATAgactattgtaattattataagatattttttattgaaaaccgttgttttttttgcagttctgtaaatattgtgtttccACTTTAGTGAATGACCGTGTCTATGCTCTGCCACTAATGTCCACACATGATGATCTCATTAAACTCTTTGCAGTGTTTGAAATAGTTTGAAATGTAGCATGTCAGGCTCATTGCAGAGATGCTGAATGTGCACTGAAGCAGCCCCTCTTTCTGAGTTGATGCTTCCTCCTTTGGCTTTCTCCTGAATTGTTCTCTTCTTTTTAGCTCTGACAGTGCTGAGTTGCTCTCAGAGATAGATCGGTGTCTTGAAATTGTCTTGATTTGATTCTGTTAGGATGGACACATGTTAAAAATGAAACCGAGGAGTACTTCTGTTAGGAAAAATCTCCACGGCTCACTATCCCTGCGTCTCTCCTTAGGAAGTAAATGATTTACTCTGGAAAATCATTAAACTTTGGTTATGAATTGGTGAAATACTCTAACAAACAGGTGATGTGTCTATGGTGACCTGAAACGATTGTTCTGCTGGAGTGTGGGCAGCTTTTATCAGTGTAAAGGGGGGAGAAAAACTTTGAACTTTCATGACATTCAGCACTGAATTTACCTCACCACCCTCCTGCCAGTGCACGAGGGCACTTGTACGTTATGGTCTACTGCACTGTTGGACTTGACCACTGGCTTTGGGGGGAGTTGCCGAAACAATTAAAATTTCCCAGAAGAACTGTGTCGTGTCATGCTTTGTCCTACCGGGGCACCTTAATGCATTAGCTTTTAGTTTATCACCCTGCACAACATTCCCTGAGATctctaaaagaaaagaaagggagGCTAAAGTCGTCCGGTCACCATGCTGCTCCAACGTGATCTTTGACGGTGAACTCCCCAAACTTGCTTAACGGGATCCAGAGATcaggctttttgttttttcactttttcttaaATTCCGTCACACACAGGGCCACGGTGAAAACCGGACGGCAGAAAGCCAAGCGCTTCACCTCTCACCTAGATTTACACAGTACATGTCATTTATTTAGCTCCTACACCAGTGTGAGTGTGAGCCAGGCATGAGCGGGTTACCGGCATCAAAGAGTACcggggttttaaaaagttactgTTCTGTCTAAAATATGTCATCGTATCGTTCCTGTCGTTTAATTAAGATCTGTAGAAGTCAAAGTCCTTCATTTTGTGGTGCTCTTCTTGTACAATACTgttgttaaaatatttaaacacaatATTACAAATGAACTGCTAGACGTTAAtagtgtgtttattttttttttaaagggaacaCAAGTAATCCGTTGCAGAATAATTTCTAACACTTTTAGACTGAAAAATTAGCTATTTGGGTTTTAAAGGGTTAAAGTGCTTTTATTGagatgccagaaaaaaaaagatcctgcTGTTTAGAGAAGCAAGCACTTTCTTGCCCCTCCCCCGTCTATTgttgccagtcagctggctgaaaggctACAAAATGTTTCCCTCAATTACATGAGGGACTCGTTCGGCTGTTTGGATGCCGCTGGTTGGGAAAAGACTAAAACTAAAGGAGGGCCACCCATCACTCATGTTAACGTTAGGCTGTCATAAAAGTACAGATAGCAAGCTATGAGCGGCATGCCTGTTAAGTAGCTGACTGCGGGCAAGATAGACTAAATAACCAGCTAAATATCAGCTTGTGGTCCTAGAgagaagaattaaaaaaatcacatgttCTGAGCACTGGAAAAATGGACTTGAAAACTGTAGTTcaattagggttagggttatatTCTAGATTTTTCCTTAGGTTTAtgtatcaggaccaaattaacaACAATAACTTTCACAATAAATAGCAAAGAGCATGTTATAGATAACATCAGTATAGCAGTAATAAATGCATGTGTTTCAGCAGCAGGGTATCTAAACTAAAATTAGATCATCTTCTATGATTTTGGTTTACATTTGGTATTTTTGCCAAATTTATCATACAGTGAATACCTAATACTGACCAATGCCTGTTGTGAGCAAGAGTTAAGTTTTCTTCagaatattaatattttctgaATGGGATAATACTGAGCatgttaaaacagtttttttagaaactgcaaaataaaaatggaaatgaaaatCAATGTTCCAAAGGGCTCACTTTTGCtttacagaaaagaaaatatcccTGATGTGAATTTGCTGACAACTGAAATAGGACCTTTAAGCAAGTTCAGTCGGAAGAAATCTTTTCTAAGGGGAAAAGAAAGTGAATTGAGCAAAATGAAGACATGAGCCATTTGCAATTTTAGGTGggttcaaaaatatttttgcgtAGGTTTTTGTAAGTTAACCTAAGATGCAAGATGATTGATAATAATCTTCCAGCCGTGTAGTTTTAATGCAGGGAATGAAGAAGGGTGAAAGCAACATGAACATAACCAATAAAGAGAAAGAGTggtaattgttttaattaaaaagaaaagaagcaattGGATGCCCGCTGaggttttaatatttaaaacatgacaGCCATACTCGAGGCCTTTGTGTTTATGGAGGCACAAATTAGAACCAGCTGGATCTTTTTGCACTGTTTTGGATATAAAATGGTCTGAATTTTAAGGCTGGTGAGCTTTTATGCTTTCCACCATCTGGAAAGACAGGGAGCAAAAAGGAACGGGGCACATTTTACTGATACctttctttacaatattttgtccCACAGTGTTTAGGTTTGTAAGGGAAGTACCCGTCTCTCCCACCAAGAGACACAGGTTTTTCTTGCAGGCAGAGCCCCATGTCAACAGACCCAATGTGGGTTAAAGGGGCTGCTTGACACCAACAAGCTCGGGGACTGAGTCACACTGTGGGTGCTCCAGGCACCCTTCACAAACCCCTCCCCACCGTGGCTAGATGAGGAAAAGCAGGCCATgcaggctgtgtgtgtgtgtgtgtgtgtgtgtgtgtgtgtgtgtgtgtgtgtgtgtgtgtgtgtgtgtgtgtgtttacagccCACAGTAGAGAACCTGGCCTTGATGCCCTTGACAAGCACTGTCCTTGTGATGTGAAATGTGAGTGTGTGGCTGTCTGCTTGTGAGtgataaaaggttaaaaaagtgtGTTAAAGCACAGGTGGCCGGCTCGAGAGTTAGACCTTCCTGATATGATTAAAAATATTCTGGTTTTCACAAAGGCCTAACAGTTCGAACTATGCCACGACTGCCACTTATTGACTCATTCACCGATGCATTTTCACAAGAAACACTTCATTTAATGGACCCATCCAGGGCTACAGGTGGCAGTCACCTGAGCTGAGGCTACGGTTGATTTTTACTGTGCATATTTTTCACAAACGCCATCTTAGATTGCATGTATTTATCATATTGCAATGATTTCAGCAGCTGATTAATCAAATAGACGGTAATGGCCTGCATCTCCAGGCAGAAACACGTCACATTATGCCAGCACTGATGTCTAACTACCTGGACAAAACACCACACTGTAACAAGAGAGTTACAGAAGCAGGACAGGAGCTGGACAGAGAGTAGGTctaatcttcttcttcttctccatcCAAACATGCTGCCAGAGCCGGCCCAGGCCACAGCAGCTAAAATCACCGAGCGACCAGGCCAGAAGAGGACGTCTGagcacataaaataaaaacacatgacaTAACTACTCAATATTTCaacataattacattttaatacaaataaaatggatgaataattaaacaaaacattttacatactGGTACCTATGGAAGCAGAGTTCTAATTTAATGCTGCTACTGTAGTTTTCAtaatttcagtttaattaaacCTGCTCCCTCCATCCGCATGTTATTGAGTCGCCTCTGAAATGTTGTACACTGTGAAATAATCTATTTCTTAAATAAGTAATGGAAAGCGATTGATTTATTTGCCATCCAACTAGTTTAAAATCGACTAAACTGTAAAATAGGTTTTGGCCAAAATAAATAGACAAATAAGCAGGCTGGCGCTGTGGTGGCTGCTGGGCTCCCAAATTCATTTCCGTGTAGGGTCCTGTTTAACCTTGGGCCAGCCTCACATGTTGACATTTCTTTACAAACTTTCTGCAGAACTTATCACAAACAACTAATGAAACTTTACAACCTTCTCCAGTCTGGTTTCGTTCTGACGGAGATAATTACCTGCGGCCTTCTCCTCCTCGTGTGTGGGCTCTTTGCTCCAGATCGTGGGAAAGCATCACATCCTGTTTGATAAGAGTGTCCAAACCAAACTGGTCGGCCTACTTTCCATCCTCGACAGAGGGAGTAGACAGGCCGGCCCCATGACCAGTCAATCGGAAATGTCATTATGAACACAGTATTATAACTAACAAAACAAGGGGACCAGTGGAGCCAGTTGTTTGCACAGGTGTGAGTATGTGCACTCTCGTTTTATATGCGTCCATCAATCAGGTTTTCCTTATGGCTTTGTTTTACGATAAAATAATATGAAATCTGCAACAGTTTCTGAATAAATCGTACTCGCTCATTTgccacctcctcctcttcttggTGAGACTGGAACCACcgagaggaagaaaaacaaatcatctGTTTCCCttgcagaaacagaaacaccCAGCCTCTAATTTCACAAATTTAACACAAACACATAAAGCGAGGATGCTCGCCATCGCCTCTGCCTTAAATTAACCCTCCGCATATGTTAAACTGCAATAACAGGTTTGGTTGTGGTGTCTCGCCTCCTTCTCTCCCTGATTTAACTCCACATTACAGCGTTCCACGGGGGCCTATATTCCAGCGTGTTAATCACTGCTCTTCCCGGCGCACAGAGAAATATATGGCGGGTGCTTGCAGAGGAACAGTAGAGGACAAAAACGTGCTCGCTCTTGGACACTACTTGATTACAGACTAATTGGTCTAGAGTGATTAAATATCTCATGCTACTCTCTAATTGCAGCTATTTAAAGCAGCTATTAGCTTAAAATCTCTGCCACCAACAGCCGTTTACTCATAAACAAAATGGGAGATGCAGCAATTCAACCTGTACCTTCAGATTTAAAGGGGAGCAGAGAGCTCTGTGCAACAGCCACATTTCACAGATGATCGTCAACGCTAAAGCTCATTTTTCCACACTTGAAATGACATTAACTCTGAGAAATAACCAGTACTTCAAACTCCAACTAGCAGATGTTCTTTTTTAGTCTTGGCTGATTAATCAGAATTACacaatgttgtaaaaaaaagtttatatatcAATCTGCCCCCTTATagattttgtttcctttttttgttgcacctaaatatttcagattatcAAATAAATTCTAATATCCGACAAAGACAACGTGAGtaaatttaaaacacagttttacattctaatttaatttatcaaggaaaaaagctatccaaaaaaaaaaaacctggctcCATGTGAAAAAGAAACTACCCTATGCATTAACTCATAAATCACTGACATTCACCACATTTCTTATATTCAGTATCAGCATGGCTAATCACGAGGCAACACATCATGCAGCAATCTAAAGAAGTTTGAAAACAAATAGGAAACAAAGTCATTAGCATCTATCAGTGGGGAATGGTTTTCAAGGCCATTTATAAGGTTTCTGGACATCATCTAACTACAATGAGAGCCTTGTACACAAATAGAGTTAACAACGATTAGCGGTGAACCTTCTATGGAGGGGCCTTCCTACCAAAGAGCGCATCCAAGAGGACACAAAAGAACCAAGAGCAACATTGAAAGCACCGCAGGCCTCACCTGAATAAGTTCATGTCCGTTTTCAGAAGTCAACGACAAGAGAAGCCAAAGCTTCTGCAgacaaaaaagaacacaaacagcCATCTAAAACATccctttgggaaaatatttagtGGACTGGCGAGAAGATGTATGTCTCATTAAACCTGCTATAAAGCCAACACAGCCTTTCAGATCCAAAAACATCTCACCAACACTCAGGCATGGTGGTAA is from Fundulus heteroclitus isolate FHET01 chromosome 3, MU-UCD_Fhet_4.1, whole genome shotgun sequence and encodes:
- the id4 gene encoding DNA-binding protein inhibitor ID-4, encoding MKAVTPVHPQDSSSSSSSSSSSSFSSSGSSQLSLHYLSKQSLNIARCRMEEEDLFCLQYDMNDCYSRLKRLVPTIPQDKKVSKVEILQHVIDYILDLQLALETHPSLQKQQQQPQRTCPPAASNPNRTPLTVLNIDHHQRTSIVKKPEDSVLCR